GTGGATATGCTCGTAGCCCGCAAGCTCGCAAAATTCCTCGATTCGCGCCTTGACGTCGTGCCGCGTGATTTTCTCGCGCTTGTTGATTTCGTCGACGCGGATATTTGTTTTGACCCTTTCGTAGGCGTCGATAGCCTCCTGCGGAATGTCGAGACCGAGTTCCTTCTGCGCTTTCATGACCGCAATCCACAGATTGCGTTCGAGTAAAATTTTGCCTTCCGCGCTCCAAATGTCCTTGATTGCCTTTGACGCGTAGCGTTCTGCCAAAATGTCGGGTATCATAATCGGCTCTTATAATGGATTTTTATTTCGACTTTTGAAGCTTTTTTTTAAAGACTTCGCCATTCTTTTTTATGGACGGCAAATATTACAAGGTTTTGGGCGGAAAAGGGCTTTCGCCGTGCACGCTTTTCGACTACACTCCGTTTCTGCCAAAGGACGGCAAGGCGGGGGCGTGGCTTCCCGAAATCGACTCCGCGAAAATGTCGTCCGACGGCTACTATGTGTCGAAGTACTGGAACATGTGGTATTCGGAGGGCGCGAGGATTTACGAGGTCGAAATAGACGGCGCGGACGCCTCGGGCCGCTACGCCGTGGAGGACCAGATTTGCTGCCGCAGAATCCGCCTTCTGCGCGACGCCACCGAAGAGCTTCTGCCGCTTCTGCGCGACGCAAATTTCAATTTGGGAGAGTCGAATACGGGCGAACGCAACATCGGCTCTTTCAACACGGGCGAGCGCAACTTGGGCAAGCGCAACACCGGCAAACTAAATTCGGGCGACTTCAACACGGGCGACAACAACACGGGCATCGACAACGTCGGCGACAAAAACGTCGGCAGCGCGAACGTCGGCAGCCTGAACATTGGGCACTCGAACACGGGCGACGGCAACGTCGGCAGCTACAATTCGGGGCACTATAATAAGGGGAACGCAAATTCGGGAAGCTTCAACGCGGGCAACCGCAATTCGGGCAAATGGAATTTGGGCAGCTACAACGCGGGTTTTTTCAACACGCGCGACGCTCCGCTTTACATGTTCGACAAGCCCGTGGAAAACCTCAAAGCCCCGCAGGTCGTCCTGCCGAAATGGCTTAATTCGCCAAATCCGCGCGATTCGTTCGAATCCGCCGCGCCCGCCGACATCGCAAAAACCCTCCAACTTCCGAATTTCGACTATGCCGTGTTCGAGAAAATCACGGGAATTTCGAAGGCGGATTTCGACCGCAAGCTTGACGGCGAAAAGTAGCTTCGGGAACGCGTCGGATAGGGCGTCGAAAGGTTTTGCGGAGAGCGCGTTTTACGCCTGACGTTTTCCGTGCGGCACGCTTCGCCTTTGCCCGCGCTTGGGAATTTATCGGCGGCGGGAGTCGGCGCGTGTCCGCGGATTTCGCGTCGGGCGTTGCGTCCCCGTTTCTGGCGTTATTTTGCCGACAGAATGCGGGCGAGCACTTCCGCGTGCGAGTCGAACACGGGCGCGCCAAGCTTGCGCAGGTTTTCTCCGCAAATGTGCCCAACCGACACGAGGGCGCAGTCCGCGCCGAGCGCGTCGGCGACCGCCTTGTCGTGGTCGGTATCGCCTACGATAATCGTTTCTTCGGGCTTTGCGCCAAGCTCTTTCATCAGCGATTTCCCCAAGTCTATCTTCGACCCCGCAAGAACGTTGTCCAGCCCGTACACGCAGTCGAGGTATTTGTCCAGCTCGAAGCGCAACACGCATTTCAGCAGAAAGTTGCGCTCGTACGCCGAGAGTATGCTCTGGCGGCAGCCCGCGTCTTTGAGCGCGCGCATGGCGTCCTCCGCGCCCTTGTGGAGCTTGCACTTGAAGCGTCTTTTGTTGTATTCGGAAACGTAGAAATGCCCCACTTTCTGGAAGTCGATTTTGTCGAAATCGTAGCCGTGCTCCTCGTAGAATTTGATTACGGGAAATCCGAATTCGCGCCGATATGTGTCGAGCGTGATTGTCGGGATTCCGAAGTGCAGGCACATTTTGTTGAATATGTCGGTGCTGAGCGCGGCGTCGTCGAGCAGCGTTCCGTTCCAATCCCAAATTACATATTTATACTTCATTTTGTTGCAAAAAATTCAAATTCTCTGCTTATATTATGCGCGAAAACAAATGCGATATGAAAATTAAAAAAATTGCAATTCTCGACGGATTCACAAGCGTGCGCGACGACCTCGACTGGCATTCTCTCGACGCCATCGCCGAAGTCTCCGCCTACGACAGAACCCCGCCCGCGCTCGTCCTCGAACGCTGCGCCGACGCCGACGCCGTGCTTACCAACAAGGTCGTTCTGAACGCGGAGCATTTTGCAAAACTGCCGAACCTCAAATACGTCGGCGTGCTCGCCACGGGCTACAACAACGTCGATTTGAAAGCCGCCCGCGAGCGCGGCATCGACATCACGAATATTCCCGCGTACAGCACCGACAGCGTGGCGCAGTCGGTCTTCGCCCACATCTTGAACATTGCCGAAATGACCGAACTCCACGCGCAGGCGGTCTGCCGCGGCGAGTGGACAAGCTCGAAAGACGTTTTCTTCTGCCTCGGCAGCCTCACCGAGCTTGCGGGGCTTACAATCGGCATAATCGGCTACGGCGCGATAGGGAAAGCCGTAGCGCGGATTGCAAAGGCGTTCGGCATGTCCGCGCTCGCCTACACGCCGCGCCTTAAAGTCGGCGATTCCGACGCAAACGCGACGTTCGCAAGCCTCGACGACATCTTCGGAAAATCCGACATCGTGAGCCTGAACTGCCCGCTCAACGCCTCCACCGACCGCATAATAAACGCAGAAAACATCGCAAAAATGAAGGACGGCGCGTGGATTATCAACACGGGGCGCGGCGGGCTTGTCGACGAGCAGGCTCTCGCCGACGCCCTCAAAAGCGGGAAAATCGGCGCGGCGGGCGTTGACGTGCTGTCGTCCGAGCCTCCGCCGTCGTCGAATCCGCTCATAGGCGCGCCCAACTGCCGCATTACGCCGCACACGGCGTGGACAAAGTTTGCCGCCAGAAAGCGTCTGATAAAAATCGCGCGCGACAATCTTGCCGCGTGGGTTGCGGGAAAGCCCGTAAACGTAGTTAATCCGTAGACGCCGTTCGGAGCGGACGGACGCGGACAATTCGGAATAGGGGGGAGCGGCTCGTGCCGAATTGAATGTTTCGCAGACTTTCGTTCTCGACTTTCGAAAGACGGCCAGCGCGAATTTGAGCATTGCTTCCTCCGCAGTGCTTACCGTCGCCAGCTGGTATGTGCACGAAAATATTGCCGATACCGCCGCTCCAACAGCGGTTGTTTTGAACGACTTTGTTTCCAACAGCATTTTTCTCGCCGATTCGGCAATTACAGCGTACGACATTTCCGACGACGGCGTTTTGAGCGTATCGTATACCCAAGGCACGCAAGTGAAGAGGCAGAATTTCTCGTTCCTCGACAAAAACGGCGACATTATCGCCATGAAGCTTGTTGACGGCGTCGGCGGCAAATACCTCTCGACAGCGATTCCCGAACCCGCCGAATGGGCGGCGGTTTTCGGCGCGCTCGCCTTGGGCTTTGCGGTCTGCCGCAGAAGACGCTAAAACGCCTTCACGAAAAAAAAGGGGCTTATTCAAGCTCCTTTTTTTGCGCCTTGCGTCTGTTTTTTTTGAAGAAAAAGCTTGTCAGGCTGAAGTTTATCTACATTCTGTTTGAGAATTGGCGTCAGAGTGGGGCGCGTTTGATTGGTGGTTCGGGCTTTTTGTGGAGATTTTTTTCTCTGTTAAAAGTGTCGGGCTTAGGTTGGTCAAATCGCAAACCGTTCCGCAATTCCCTCGAACAAAGGGTTCAACGGCGTTTTTCGGCGACGTGCCGCGAACGCGGGCTTCGACAGCAAGCCCCCGAAAAATTGCGAACAATAGAAAGAAACAAATATGTCAGACCACAATACAGTAGACAAAGCGTCGATAATCAAGGAATACCGTCTCGACGAAAAAGACACGGGCTCCTGCGAAGTGCAAATCGCGATTCTGAGCGCGCGCATCGCGCACCTCACCGCGCACCTTGCCACAAACAAGAAAGACTTCCACTCGCGCCGCGGCCTTATCGCTATGACGAGCCGCCGCAGAAAGCTTCTCGACTACCTCAAAAAGCACTCGCTCGACCGCTACAACAGCATAATCCAGCGTCTCAAACTCCGCAAATAATGTTGCGCGGTTTTGCAAATTAAGTTTTTTATCCGACGGGGCAAGTTCGTTTCTACCGCTTGCCCCGTCTTTGTTTAACGCCTTTCGGGGGGGCCTCCCCGTTTTGAACTCCGCCGGCTCTGAACGTCCGACCCGTTCGCGGCAATAATAAGAAAGATACATAATGGAACAGAAATACAGCGTAGAGGTTAAAGACCTCGGCATAACAATCTCGACGGGAACAATCGCAAAACAGGCGAACGGTTCCGTCACAATCAGCTTGGGAGAAACGACGCTCCTCGTCAACGCGACCGCCGCAGGCGCGCTCCGCGACGGGCAGGACTTCTTTCCCCTTACCGTCGATTACCGCGAAACTTTCTCGGCGGCGGGCAAATTCCCCGGCGGCTACTTCAAGCGCGAAGGCCGTCCGAGCGAAAAGGAAATCCTCACTTCGCGCCTTTGCGACCGTCCGCTTCGCCCGCTCTTCCCCAAGGGCTTCATGAACGAAGTTCAGGTTATCGGTCTGCTCCTCTCCGCCGACATGGTTAACGAGCCCGACATTCTCATGGTAAACGGCGCGTCGGCCGCAATGCTCATTTCCGACATTCCGTGGAACGGCCCCGTCGGCTGTATCCGTCTCGGCGAAATCGACGGCCAGTTCGTCGTAAACCCCACGCACGAGCAAATGCTCGACTCTACCCTCGACCTCATCTACGTCGGCAACGAGCGCGAAATGATGATGATTGAAGGTTCGGCGGAACAGATTCCCGTTGACCGCTTTGTCGAAGCCCTCGAATTTGCGCAGAAGGAAATCCAGAAGATTATCGACGCGCAAAAGGAGCTTGCAAAGCTCTGCGGCAAGCAGAAAAAGGAATTTCCGCTCATCGTCTGCAAGCCCGAAATTCTCGACATGTGCAAGGAATTTGTCGGCGGCAGACTGCTCGAAGCCGTCTTCCAGGACAACAAGCTCAAGCGTCAGGCAGACGTCGACGCGCTCATGAACGAAACCGCCGAAGCCGTCAAGGCGAAAATCGGCGAAGAGGAATTCGACATGGCGCAAATCAAAATGGCGTTTGAAGTTCTCCAAGAGGAAGTCTACCGCGAAAACATTCTCGACGCGGGCAAGCGTTGCGACGGCCGCTCCTACACCGACCTCCGCCCCATTTGGTGCAAGACCAACGTTTTGCCCCGCGTTCACGGAAGCGCGATTTTCACCCGCGGCGAAACTCAGGCTCTCGTCATGACCACCCTCGGCACGAGCAAGGACTTTCAGGAGCTTGACGGACTCACGGGAGGCACAAAGCAAAAGTCGTTCATTCTGCACTACAACTTCCCGCCTTACTCGGTCGGCGAAACGGGCCGCTTCGGCACTCCCGGACGCCGCGAAATCGGGCACGGCGCGCTGGCGGAACGCTCGCTTCTGCCCGTTCTACCCTCGGAGGACGAATTCCCCTACGCAATCCGCGTCGTTTCCGAAATCATGGAGTCGAACGGTTCGACCTCCATGGCTTCCGTCTGCGGCGGCTGCCTTAGCCTCATGGACGCGGGCGTTCCGATTGAAACCCCCGTCGCTGGCATCAGCTGCGGCTTGGTAACGCGCTTCGACGAAAACGGCAAGCTGCTCAAGCACGTCGTTCTCACCGACATCATCGGCGCGGAAGACCATTTCGGCGACATGGACTTCAAAATCTGCGGCACAAAGAACGGCATCACGGGCTTCCAACTCGACCTCAAAATTCAGGGTCTGCCCATGGACATCGCAAAGGAGGCAATCTACCGCAACCGCGACACCAGAATGCAGATTCTCGACATTATGAAGGCGGAAATCGAAAAGCCGAACGCCGAGCTGAAACCCACCGCGCCCCGCATCAAGTCTCTTCAAATCGACCCCGACAAAATCGGCATGCTCATCGGCCCCGGAGGCAAGAACATTCGCCGCATAGTCGAAGTTTCCGGTGCGCAAATCGACGTCGACGACGACAATCCCGGACGCGTTCTCGTCTACGCAACCAGCGCGGACTCCATGAACAGGGCTGTTTCCGAAATCGAGCTTGTAACGGGCGAAATCGAAGTCGGCAAGACATACCGCGGCATTGTGCGTTCCATCAAGGAATTCGGCGCGTTTGTCGAATGTCTCCCCGGCAAGGAGGGTCTTGTGCACATCTCCGAGTTGGCGGA
The Opitutia bacterium KCR 482 genome window above contains:
- a CDS encoding PEP-CTERM sorting domain-containing protein (PEP-CTERM proteins occur, often in large numbers, in the proteomes of bacteria that also encode an exosortase, a predicted intramembrane cysteine proteinase. The presence of a PEP-CTERM domain at a protein's C-terminus predicts cleavage within the sorting domain, followed by covalent anchoring to some some component of the (usually Gram-negative) cell surface. Many PEP-CTERM proteins exhibit an unusual sequence composition that includes large numbers of potential glycosylation sites. Expression of one such protein has been shown restore the ability of a bacterium to form floc, a type of biofilm.), translated to MSIASSAVLTVASWYVHENIADTAAPTAVVLNDFVSNSIFLADSAITAYDISDDGVLSVSYTQGTQVKRQNFSFLDKNGDIIAMKLVDGVGGKYLSTAIPEPAEWAAVFGALALGFAVCRRRR
- the pnp gene encoding polyribonucleotide nucleotidyltransferase; the encoded protein is MEQKYSVEVKDLGITISTGTIAKQANGSVTISLGETTLLVNATAAGALRDGQDFFPLTVDYRETFSAAGKFPGGYFKREGRPSEKEILTSRLCDRPLRPLFPKGFMNEVQVIGLLLSADMVNEPDILMVNGASAAMLISDIPWNGPVGCIRLGEIDGQFVVNPTHEQMLDSTLDLIYVGNEREMMMIEGSAEQIPVDRFVEALEFAQKEIQKIIDAQKELAKLCGKQKKEFPLIVCKPEILDMCKEFVGGRLLEAVFQDNKLKRQADVDALMNETAEAVKAKIGEEEFDMAQIKMAFEVLQEEVYRENILDAGKRCDGRSYTDLRPIWCKTNVLPRVHGSAIFTRGETQALVMTTLGTSKDFQELDGLTGGTKQKSFILHYNFPPYSVGETGRFGTPGRREIGHGALAERSLLPVLPSEDEFPYAIRVVSEIMESNGSTSMASVCGGCLSLMDAGVPIETPVAGISCGLVTRFDENGKLLKHVVLTDIIGAEDHFGDMDFKICGTKNGITGFQLDLKIQGLPMDIAKEAIYRNRDTRMQILDIMKAEIEKPNAELKPTAPRIKSLQIDPDKIGMLIGPGGKNIRRIVEVSGAQIDVDDDNPGRVLVYATSADSMNRAVSEIELVTGEIEVGKTYRGIVRSIKEFGAFVECLPGKEGLVHISELADFRVNKTEDVCKLGDEIIVKCIGIDDKGRVKLSRRAALCEQQGIPYEQRAR
- a CDS encoding NAD(P)-dependent oxidoreductase, which translates into the protein MKIKKIAILDGFTSVRDDLDWHSLDAIAEVSAYDRTPPALVLERCADADAVLTNKVVLNAEHFAKLPNLKYVGVLATGYNNVDLKAARERGIDITNIPAYSTDSVAQSVFAHILNIAEMTELHAQAVCRGEWTSSKDVFFCLGSLTELAGLTIGIIGYGAIGKAVARIAKAFGMSALAYTPRLKVGDSDANATFASLDDIFGKSDIVSLNCPLNASTDRIINAENIAKMKDGAWIINTGRGGLVDEQALADALKSGKIGAAGVDVLSSEPPPSSNPLIGAPNCRITPHTAWTKFAARKRLIKIARDNLAAWVAGKPVNVVNP
- the rpsO gene encoding 30S ribosomal protein S15; translated protein: MSDHNTVDKASIIKEYRLDEKDTGSCEVQIAILSARIAHLTAHLATNKKDFHSRRGLIAMTSRRRKLLDYLKKHSLDRYNSIIQRLKLRK
- a CDS encoding HAD family hydrolase; translated protein: MKYKYVIWDWNGTLLDDAALSTDIFNKMCLHFGIPTITLDTYRREFGFPVIKFYEEHGYDFDKIDFQKVGHFYVSEYNKRRFKCKLHKGAEDAMRALKDAGCRQSILSAYERNFLLKCVLRFELDKYLDCVYGLDNVLAGSKIDLGKSLMKELGAKPEETIIVGDTDHDKAVADALGADCALVSVGHICGENLRKLGAPVFDSHAEVLARILSAK